In one Agathobacter rectalis ATCC 33656 genomic region, the following are encoded:
- the carB gene encoding carbamoyl-phosphate synthase large subunit, with amino-acid sequence MPRNNDIKKVLVIGSGPIVIGQAAEFDYAGTQACRSLKEEGIEVCLVNSNPATIMTDKQIADQVYIEPLTLESLKEIIIKEKPDSILPTLGGQAGLNLGMELAECGFLDEQGVKLIGTTAETIFKAEDRQAFKDTMEKIGEPIAASQVVKNIEDGIAFTNKIGYPVVLRPAFTLGGSGGGIAHDEQELIDILSNGLRLSRVGEVLVERCIAGWKEIEYEVMRDANGNCITVCNMENIDPVGVHTGDSIVVAPSQTLGDKEYQMLRTSALNIINELQITGGCNVQYALNPDSFEYCVIEVNPRVSRSSALASKATGYPIAKVTAKIALGYHLDEIKNAITQKTYASFEPMLDYCVVKIPRLPFDKFLTAKRTLTTQMKATGEVMSICNNFEGALMKAIRSLEQHVDSLMSYDFTGLTDDELEKQLAVVDDRRIWVIAEALRRGVKYEHIHEITKIDLWFIDKIAILVEMENRLKTEELTVDLLKEAKRIEFPDNVISQLTDIDEADIKKMRYDNGIVAAYKMVDTCAAEFEAETPYYYSVFGSENEAAETNPQKKVLVLGSGPIRIGQGVEFDYCSVHCTWSFAKEGWETIIVNNNPETVSTDFDIADKLYFEPLTAEDVESIVNIEKPDGAVVQFGGQTAIKLTEALMKMGVKILGTKAEDVDAAEDRELFDEILQKTGIPRAAGGTVFTAEEAKKVANEIGYPVLVRPSYVLGGQGMKIAWNDDEIEEFIGIINTITQDHPILVDKYLMGKEIEVDAICDGTDILIPGIMEHIERTGVHSGDSISVYPAHTISEKAKETLVEYTKRLAQALHVVGMINIQFIDMDDNIYVIEVNPRSSRTVPYISKVTGIPIVDLAARIIMGETIKGMGYTPGLAPTADYIAIKMPVFSFEKLRGAEISLGPEMKSTGECLGIDKTFNGALYKAFEGAGVELPKYKQMIMTVKDADKPEAVGVAKRFEKLGYKIYATRSTAKYLQEHGVNALRVNKISQESPNVMDLILGHKIDLVIDTPTQGNGDKTRDGFLIRRNAIETGVYCITAMDTANALAHALETASDKKTPVDIATVKNL; translated from the coding sequence ATGCCAAGAAATAATGATATTAAAAAAGTATTAGTTATCGGTTCCGGTCCAATCGTAATCGGACAGGCCGCAGAGTTTGACTATGCAGGAACACAGGCCTGCCGTTCCTTAAAAGAGGAGGGCATTGAGGTATGTCTGGTAAACTCAAACCCGGCAACTATCATGACTGATAAGCAGATTGCGGATCAGGTATATATAGAGCCACTTACTCTTGAGTCATTAAAAGAGATTATCATAAAAGAAAAGCCTGACAGCATCCTTCCTACACTCGGTGGACAGGCAGGACTCAATCTCGGCATGGAGCTCGCTGAGTGCGGCTTCCTTGATGAGCAGGGAGTAAAGCTTATCGGAACAACAGCAGAGACCATCTTTAAGGCTGAGGATCGTCAGGCCTTCAAGGATACCATGGAGAAAATCGGTGAACCAATCGCGGCTTCACAGGTTGTAAAGAATATCGAGGATGGTATCGCATTTACCAACAAGATTGGTTACCCTGTAGTTCTTCGTCCTGCATTTACACTCGGCGGTTCCGGCGGTGGAATTGCTCACGATGAGCAGGAGCTTATCGACATACTTTCAAATGGACTTCGCCTGTCACGTGTCGGAGAGGTTCTTGTAGAGAGATGTATCGCAGGCTGGAAGGAAATCGAGTACGAGGTAATGCGTGATGCCAACGGCAACTGCATCACAGTATGTAACATGGAAAATATCGACCCGGTCGGTGTGCATACAGGAGATTCAATCGTAGTAGCACCTTCGCAGACACTTGGAGATAAAGAGTATCAGATGCTTCGTACATCAGCACTCAATATCATCAACGAGCTTCAGATTACAGGAGGCTGTAACGTACAGTATGCCCTCAATCCTGACTCATTCGAGTACTGTGTTATCGAAGTAAACCCACGAGTTTCACGTTCATCAGCACTCGCATCAAAGGCTACAGGATATCCTATCGCCAAGGTTACAGCCAAGATTGCACTCGGCTATCACCTCGATGAGATCAAGAACGCTATCACACAGAAGACATACGCAAGCTTTGAGCCAATGCTTGATTACTGTGTAGTCAAGATTCCAAGACTTCCGTTCGACAAGTTCCTCACAGCAAAGCGTACACTTACCACTCAGATGAAGGCTACCGGAGAGGTAATGAGTATCTGCAACAACTTCGAGGGTGCCCTTATGAAGGCTATCAGATCTCTCGAGCAGCATGTTGATTCACTTATGTCTTATGACTTTACTGGTCTTACAGATGATGAGCTTGAGAAACAGCTTGCAGTTGTTGACGACAGACGTATCTGGGTTATCGCAGAGGCGCTCCGCCGTGGAGTTAAATACGAGCATATTCACGAGATTACTAAGATAGATCTTTGGTTTATCGATAAAATCGCAATACTTGTTGAGATGGAGAACCGTTTAAAGACAGAGGAGCTTACAGTTGACCTGTTAAAAGAGGCAAAGCGTATCGAGTTCCCTGACAATGTTATCTCACAGCTTACAGATATTGATGAGGCTGATATCAAGAAGATGCGTTACGACAATGGCATTGTGGCAGCCTACAAGATGGTTGATACCTGTGCCGCAGAGTTTGAAGCAGAGACACCATACTACTACTCAGTATTCGGCAGCGAGAATGAGGCGGCAGAGACAAATCCACAGAAAAAGGTGCTTGTACTTGGTTCAGGACCTATCCGTATCGGACAGGGTGTTGAGTTTGATTACTGTTCAGTCCACTGTACATGGTCGTTTGCCAAGGAAGGCTGGGAGACAATCATCGTAAACAACAACCCTGAGACCGTTTCAACTGACTTTGATATTGCTGACAAGCTCTATTTTGAGCCACTCACAGCTGAGGATGTTGAGAGCATCGTTAATATTGAAAAGCCTGACGGAGCTGTTGTACAGTTCGGTGGACAGACCGCCATCAAGCTTACAGAGGCACTTATGAAGATGGGTGTCAAGATACTTGGAACAAAGGCTGAGGATGTAGACGCAGCAGAGGACAGAGAGCTCTTCGATGAGATTCTTCAGAAGACAGGTATCCCAAGAGCAGCAGGTGGTACAGTATTTACAGCTGAGGAGGCAAAGAAGGTAGCAAACGAGATCGGTTACCCTGTACTTGTCCGTCCTTCATACGTGCTTGGCGGACAGGGTATGAAGATTGCATGGAATGATGATGAAATCGAAGAGTTTATCGGCATCATCAACACAATCACACAGGATCATCCAATCCTTGTAGATAAGTACCTTATGGGTAAGGAAATTGAGGTTGATGCAATCTGTGATGGTACAGATATCCTGATTCCGGGTATCATGGAGCACATCGAGCGTACAGGAGTACACTCAGGAGACTCTATCTCAGTTTACCCTGCACATACTATCTCAGAAAAAGCAAAAGAGACTCTGGTTGAGTATACAAAGAGACTTGCACAGGCACTCCATGTTGTTGGTATGATTAATATCCAGTTTATCGATATGGACGACAACATCTATGTTATCGAGGTAAACCCACGTTCTTCAAGAACAGTACCATACATCAGCAAGGTTACAGGTATTCCAATCGTAGACCTCGCAGCAAGAATCATCATGGGTGAGACAATAAAGGGCATGGGCTACACACCTGGACTTGCTCCGACAGCCGATTACATTGCAATCAAGATGCCGGTATTCTCATTCGAGAAGCTGCGTGGCGCTGAGATTTCACTCGGACCTGAGATGAAGTCAACAGGAGAGTGTCTTGGAATTGACAAGACCTTCAATGGTGCGCTTTACAAGGCATTTGAGGGTGCGGGAGTCGAGCTTCCTAAGTACAAGCAGATGATTATGACTGTAAAGGATGCCGATAAGCCTGAGGCGGTAGGCGTTGCAAAGCGTTTTGAGAAGCTTGGATACAAGATTTATGCCACAAGAAGTACTGCAAAGTACTTACAGGAGCACGGAGTAAATGCTCTTCGCGTAAACAAGATATCACAGGAGTCTCCAAACGTCATGGATCTTATCCTCGGACACAAGATAGACCTTGTAATCGATACACCTACACAGGGTAACGGAGACAAGACAAGAGACGGTTTCCTTATCAGAAGAAATGCAATCGAGACAGGTGTTTACTGTATCACGGCCATGGATACAGCCAATGCACTTGCGCATGCATTAGAGACTGCTTCTGACAAGAAGACACCGGTTGATATTGCAACAGTTAAGAATCTTTAA
- a CDS encoding acetyl-CoA C-acetyltransferase produces the protein MAKKVVIASACRTAIGKMGGALSNTPAADLGAIVIKEALNRAGVAPEMVDEVKMGCVIQAAQGQNVARQASIKAGLPIEVPAITINVVCGSGLKCVNDAATMIKAGEADIVVAGGMENMSMAPYAMTKARFGYRMNNATIIDTMVNDALTDAFNHYHMMITAENVCDKYGITREELDEFSANSQQKCEAAIAAGKFDDEIVPVPVKVKKEIVEFKKDEGPRAGTTVETLSKLRCCSGKEGGLVTAGNASGINDGAAAVVVMSEEKAKELGVKPLATWVAGALGGVEPEIMGVGPVASTKKVLAKTGLTIDDFDLIEANEAFAAQSIAVARDLGFDMSKVNVNGGAIALGHPVGASGCRILVTLLHEMQKRGSNRGLATLCIGGGMGCSTIVEKY, from the coding sequence ATGGCAAAGAAAGTTGTAATCGCAAGTGCTTGCCGTACAGCAATCGGCAAAATGGGCGGAGCATTAAGCAATACTCCAGCCGCAGATTTAGGTGCAATCGTAATTAAGGAGGCTTTAAACCGTGCAGGTGTTGCTCCTGAGATGGTTGACGAGGTTAAGATGGGTTGTGTTATCCAGGCAGCTCAGGGACAGAACGTAGCTCGTCAGGCTTCTATCAAGGCAGGACTTCCAATCGAGGTTCCGGCTATCACAATCAATGTCGTTTGTGGATCAGGTCTTAAGTGTGTAAACGACGCTGCTACAATGATCAAGGCCGGTGAGGCTGATATCGTTGTTGCCGGTGGTATGGAGAACATGTCAATGGCTCCTTACGCTATGACAAAGGCACGTTTCGGATACAGAATGAACAATGCAACAATCATCGATACAATGGTTAACGATGCTCTTACAGATGCATTCAACCACTATCATATGATGATCACAGCTGAGAATGTATGTGATAAATACGGCATCACTCGTGAAGAGCTTGATGAGTTCTCAGCAAACTCACAGCAGAAGTGTGAGGCAGCTATCGCAGCAGGCAAGTTCGATGATGAGATCGTTCCTGTACCTGTTAAGGTTAAGAAAGAAATCGTTGAGTTCAAAAAGGACGAGGGACCTCGTGCCGGAACAACAGTAGAGACTCTTTCTAAGCTTCGTTGCTGCTCAGGTAAAGAGGGCGGACTTGTTACAGCCGGTAACGCATCAGGAATCAATGATGGTGCTGCAGCAGTAGTTGTAATGAGCGAAGAGAAAGCTAAGGAGCTCGGTGTTAAGCCATTAGCTACATGGGTAGCAGGAGCACTTGGCGGAGTTGAGCCTGAGATCATGGGTGTTGGACCGGTAGCTTCTACAAAGAAGGTTCTTGCAAAGACAGGTCTTACAATTGATGATTTCGATCTTATCGAGGCAAACGAGGCATTTGCTGCACAGTCAATCGCTGTAGCAAGAGATCTTGGTTTCGATATGAGCAAGGTAAATGTAAACGGTGGTGCTATCGCACTCGGACATCCTGTAGGAGCTTCAGGCTGTCGTATCCTTGTTACATTATTACATGAGATGCAGAAGAGAGGATCTAACAGAGGTCTTGCAACACTTTGTATCGGTGGTGGAATGGGATGTTCTACTATCGTTGAGAAGTACTAA
- a CDS encoding 3-hydroxyacyl-CoA dehydrogenase family protein has product MKVGIIGAGTMGQGIAKAFAQVDGYEVALCDIKQEWAEGGKDKIAKGYARLVAKEKMTQEKVDGILASITPGLKEDLCKDCDLIVEAAFEDMQVKKTTFAELDKIAKPECIFASNTSSLSITEIGNGLTRPLIGMHFFNPADRMKLVEVIAGVNTPVETVDAIKKIAEEIGKTPVQVNEAAGFVVNRILIPMINEAAFIKMEGVSDIAGIDAAMKLGANHPMGPLELGDFIGLDICLAIMDVLYNETGDSKYRACPLIRKMVRGGNLGCKSGKGFYVYNADRTKTPVDAQ; this is encoded by the coding sequence ATGAAGGTTGGAATTATCGGTGCTGGTACAATGGGCCAGGGAATCGCAAAAGCATTCGCACAGGTAGATGGATACGAGGTAGCACTCTGCGATATCAAGCAGGAGTGGGCTGAAGGCGGAAAAGACAAGATTGCAAAAGGATATGCAAGACTTGTAGCAAAAGAGAAAATGACACAGGAGAAGGTTGACGGCATTCTTGCAAGCATCACTCCTGGTTTAAAAGAAGATCTCTGCAAGGATTGTGACCTCATCGTTGAGGCTGCTTTCGAGGATATGCAGGTTAAGAAAACTACATTCGCTGAGTTAGACAAGATTGCTAAGCCAGAGTGTATTTTCGCTTCAAATACATCATCACTTTCAATCACAGAGATTGGAAACGGACTTACACGTCCATTAATCGGTATGCACTTCTTCAACCCTGCTGACCGTATGAAGTTAGTAGAGGTTATCGCAGGTGTTAACACACCTGTTGAGACAGTTGATGCAATTAAGAAGATTGCAGAGGAGATCGGCAAGACACCTGTACAGGTTAACGAGGCTGCCGGTTTCGTAGTAAACCGTATCCTTATCCCAATGATCAACGAGGCTGCTTTCATCAAGATGGAGGGCGTTTCAGATATCGCCGGAATCGATGCAGCTATGAAGCTTGGTGCTAACCATCCAATGGGACCATTAGAGCTTGGAGATTTCATCGGACTTGATATCTGCCTTGCAATCATGGACGTTCTTTACAATGAGACAGGTGACAGCAAGTATCGTGCATGCCCACTCATTCGCAAGATGGTAAGAGGCGGAAACCTTGGATGCAAGAGCGGCAAGGGATTCTACGTTTACAACGCAGACCGCACAAAGACACCTGTAGACGCACAGTAG
- a CDS encoding acyl-CoA dehydrogenase translates to MDFTLDQKHEMARDLFKQFAETEVKPLAQETDETEVFPAETVAKMGKYGFMGIPVPKEYGGQGCDPLTYVMCVEELSKVCGTTGVIVSAHTSLCIDPIMTFGTEEQKKKYVPDLASGKKIGAFGLTEPGAGTDAQGCQTKAVLDGDEWVLNGSKCFITNGKVADVYIIIAITSITEDKRGRKKKNFSAFIVDKGTPGFSFGTKEKKMGIRGSSTYELIFEDARIPKNALLGKEGRGFPIAMHTLDGGRIGIAAQALGIAEGALERTIEYTKERKQFGRSIAQQQNTQFKLADMATRIDAAKYLVYAAAMKKAEFAKNPKVSYSVDAAKAKLFAAETAMAVTTECVQLFGGYGYIREYDVERMMRDAKITEIYEGTSEVQRMVISGSLLR, encoded by the coding sequence ATGGATTTCACTTTAGATCAGAAACATGAGATGGCTCGCGACCTTTTCAAACAGTTCGCAGAGACAGAAGTTAAACCTCTTGCACAGGAGACTGACGAGACAGAGGTATTCCCAGCAGAGACAGTTGCTAAGATGGGAAAATATGGATTCATGGGCATTCCTGTACCAAAGGAGTACGGCGGACAGGGCTGTGATCCACTTACATACGTTATGTGTGTAGAAGAATTATCAAAGGTTTGTGGTACAACAGGCGTTATTGTATCTGCTCATACATCACTTTGTATCGATCCTATTATGACATTCGGTACAGAGGAGCAGAAGAAAAAATATGTTCCTGACCTTGCTTCAGGCAAGAAGATCGGTGCTTTCGGTCTTACTGAGCCGGGCGCTGGTACAGATGCACAGGGATGTCAGACAAAGGCCGTTTTAGACGGAGACGAGTGGGTTCTTAACGGATCTAAGTGCTTCATCACAAACGGTAAGGTTGCTGATGTTTACATCATCATCGCTATTACAAGCATCACAGAGGACAAGCGTGGACGCAAGAAGAAGAACTTCTCTGCATTCATCGTAGACAAGGGAACACCTGGATTCTCATTCGGAACAAAAGAGAAGAAGATGGGTATCCGCGGATCATCTACATACGAGCTTATCTTCGAGGATGCACGTATTCCAAAGAATGCATTACTTGGAAAAGAGGGAAGAGGTTTCCCAATCGCTATGCATACACTTGATGGTGGACGTATCGGAATCGCTGCTCAGGCACTTGGTATTGCAGAGGGCGCATTAGAGAGAACTATCGAGTACACAAAGGAAAGAAAGCAGTTCGGCCGTTCAATCGCACAGCAGCAGAATACACAGTTCAAGCTTGCAGATATGGCTACACGTATCGATGCAGCTAAGTATCTTGTATACGCAGCAGCTATGAAGAAGGCAGAGTTTGCTAAGAACCCTAAGGTTTCTTACTCAGTAGATGCAGCAAAGGCTAAATTATTCGCAGCAGAGACAGCTATGGCTGTTACAACAGAGTGCGTTCAGTTATTCGGTGGATACGGATATATCCGTGAGTATGATGTAGAGCGTATGATGCGTGATGCTAAGATTACAGAGATCTACGAGGGAACTTCAGAGGTTCAGCGTATGGTTATTTCAGGCTCATTACTCAGATAG
- a CDS encoding electron transfer flavoprotein subunit beta/FixA family protein has product MNIVVCIKQVPDTKGGVKFNPDGTLDRASMLAIMNPDDKAGLEAALRIKDETGAKVTVLTMGLPKADAILREAMAMGADDAVLVTDRVLGGADTWATSTTIAGALRNLDYDLIITGRQAIDGDTAQVGPQIAVHLGLPVISYAEDIKVDGDSVVVKRQYEDRYHVVKAKMPCLITALSELNEPRYMTPGGIFDAFDKEVTVWGRADLKDVDDSDLGLKGSPTKIAKASDKVPKGAGEKVNLDPTESVNYLMEKFKEKHII; this is encoded by the coding sequence ATGAATATCGTAGTATGTATTAAACAGGTTCCTGATACAAAGGGTGGAGTAAAATTCAATCCTGACGGAACACTTGATAGAGCTTCAATGCTTGCAATCATGAATCCAGATGACAAGGCTGGTCTTGAGGCAGCACTTAGAATCAAAGACGAGACAGGCGCAAAGGTTACAGTCCTTACAATGGGACTTCCAAAGGCTGACGCAATCCTTCGTGAGGCAATGGCTATGGGCGCTGATGATGCAGTTTTAGTAACAGACAGAGTACTTGGTGGAGCTGATACATGGGCTACATCTACTACAATTGCAGGTGCATTAAGAAATCTCGATTATGATTTAATCATCACAGGCCGTCAGGCTATCGATGGAGATACAGCACAGGTTGGACCACAGATTGCAGTTCATCTTGGACTTCCTGTAATCTCATACGCAGAGGATATCAAGGTTGATGGAGATTCTGTAGTCGTTAAGCGTCAGTACGAGGACAGATATCACGTAGTTAAGGCTAAGATGCCTTGTCTTATCACAGCTCTTTCAGAGTTAAATGAGCCTAGATATATGACACCGGGCGGAATCTTCGATGCATTTGACAAAGAGGTAACTGTCTGGGGCAGAGCTGACCTTAAGGATGTTGACGATTCAGATCTTGGACTTAAGGGATCACCTACAAAGATTGCTAAGGCATCTGACAAGGTACCTAAGGGAGCTGGAGAAAAGGTTAACCTTGATCCAACAGAGTCAGTAAACTATCTCATGGAGAAATTCAAAGAGAAACATATCATCTAG
- a CDS encoding electron transfer flavoprotein subunit alpha/FixB family protein yields MGLEEYKGVYIYAQQVDNKLSDIAFELVGKAKELAADLNTEVTAVLLGSNVKALATELGEYGADKVIVVDNPALETYRTEPYAQALVSVINEYKPEIMLVGATAIGRDLGPTVSARVKTGLTADCTKLEIGDFPINAMPGQEQKHNQLLMTRPAFGGNTIATIACPDNRPQMATVRPGVMQKLPKEAGRAAEVIEFNPALEENNRYVEIMDIVKAVGNVENIMDAKVLVSGGRGVGSAENFEMLRDLASCFKGGMVSCSRAAVENGWLAQDYQVGQTGKTVRPQIYFAIGISGAIQHVAGMEESDLIIAINKDEDAPIFDVADYGLVGDLKKIVPQLTAALKEANADA; encoded by the coding sequence ATGGGTTTAGAAGAATATAAGGGCGTATATATCTACGCACAGCAGGTAGACAATAAGCTTAGCGACATCGCCTTTGAGTTAGTCGGTAAAGCTAAAGAGTTAGCAGCAGATTTAAATACAGAGGTTACTGCAGTACTTCTTGGATCTAACGTAAAGGCTCTTGCAACAGAGCTCGGTGAGTACGGCGCAGATAAGGTAATCGTTGTAGACAATCCTGCACTTGAGACATACAGAACAGAGCCATACGCACAGGCTCTTGTATCAGTAATCAACGAGTACAAGCCGGAGATCATGTTAGTTGGTGCAACAGCTATCGGACGTGACCTCGGACCAACAGTTTCAGCAAGAGTTAAGACTGGTCTTACAGCTGACTGTACAAAGCTTGAGATTGGTGATTTCCCAATCAATGCTATGCCTGGACAGGAGCAGAAGCACAACCAGCTTCTCATGACACGTCCTGCATTCGGTGGAAACACAATCGCAACAATCGCTTGTCCTGACAACCGTCCACAGATGGCAACAGTTCGTCCTGGTGTTATGCAGAAGCTTCCTAAAGAGGCTGGCAGAGCAGCAGAGGTTATCGAGTTCAATCCTGCACTCGAGGAGAACAACCGTTATGTTGAGATCATGGATATCGTTAAGGCAGTTGGCAACGTAGAGAACATCATGGACGCTAAGGTACTTGTATCAGGCGGACGTGGAGTTGGAAGCGCTGAGAACTTCGAGATGCTTCGTGACCTTGCTTCATGCTTCAAGGGTGGTATGGTATCATGCTCTCGTGCAGCAGTAGAGAACGGCTGGTTAGCACAGGATTATCAGGTAGGACAGACAGGAAAGACTGTACGTCCACAGATTTACTTCGCAATCGGTATCTCAGGAGCCATCCAGCACGTAGCAGGTATGGAGGAGTCTGATCTCATCATCGCCATCAACAAGGACGAGGATGCTCCAATCTTCGACGTAGCTGATTACGGCTTAGTAGGAGATTTAAAGAAGATCGTTCCTCAGCTTACAGCAGCTCTTAAAGAGGCAAATGCTGACGCATAA
- a CDS encoding helix-turn-helix domain-containing protein → MDYIQRMRNLREDNDKTQQQIADYLGTSQTMYARYERGANELPIHHLLALCKYYNVSADYILGLSNIKQTSK, encoded by the coding sequence ATGGATTACATTCAACGAATGCGCAATCTACGGGAAGATAACGATAAAACCCAACAGCAAATAGCCGATTATCTTGGTACATCCCAGACCATGTATGCCAGATATGAGCGCGGAGCAAATGAACTACCGATTCACCATCTGCTCGCTTTATGTAAATACTATAATGTGTCCGCTGACTATATATTAGGTCTTTCTAATATCAAACAAACTTCCAAATAA
- a CDS encoding zinc ribbon domain-containing protein: MALIRCPECGKEISDSAQVCPNCGCKTELGNQNEIMKTSLLVDIGFTVLGIICAIFAFVAYYTVSTDAFVVLIILAAVLFIIGSVYGRLIRKNNKK, encoded by the coding sequence ATGGCTTTAATAAGATGTCCAGAATGTGGAAAAGAAATAAGTGATTCGGCACAAGTGTGTCCAAATTGTGGCTGTAAGACAGAGTTGGGAAATCAAAATGAAATTATGAAAACTTCTTTACTCGTGGATATAGGTTTTACAGTTTTAGGAATAATATGTGCTATATTTGCATTTGTAGCTTACTATACAGTTAGTACGGATGCATTTGTAGTGTTGATTATTTTGGCAGCTGTTTTATTTATTATTGGCTCAGTCTATGGAAGATTAATAAGAAAAAATAATAAGAAATAA
- a CDS encoding zinc-ribbon domain-containing protein: protein MGYCGNCGEKIEKGANFCGKCGAVVEKEQSEHVYDVIAPKNNSARVWKIIIPSLIVGVIVIWGFMQLMSVSDKPCDWCGHSPTVAYKESDGSYSYVCKECRKKCAWCGKKATRHYENMMHKEVFVCEETYKKMHDD, encoded by the coding sequence ATGGGCTATTGCGGTAATTGTGGTGAAAAAATAGAAAAAGGAGCTAATTTTTGCGGTAAATGTGGTGCGGTTGTTGAGAAAGAACAATCAGAACATGTTTATGATGTTATAGCACCAAAGAACAATAGCGCTAGAGTATGGAAAATTATAATCCCTAGTCTTATTGTTGGAGTAATTGTAATATGGGGATTTATGCAATTGATGTCTGTATCGGATAAACCGTGTGACTGGTGTGGACATAGTCCGACTGTAGCATATAAAGAAAGCGATGGTTCTTACTCTTATGTTTGCAAGGAGTGTAGAAAAAAATGTGCATGGTGTGGAAAAAAAGCTACACGACATTATGAGAATATGATGCATAAGGAAGTTTTTGTATGTGAAGAAACTTACAAGAAAATGCATGATGATTAA
- a CDS encoding radical SAM protein: MSVLKRIGIPIVEHCNLKCKGCLHFCNSNQEEFYYDCEEFERDVMRLSELFDNIEVLILYGGEPLLHPKIIRLLEIVRVYLKKTKIEILTNGLLLPTLDENFYQSIKKYDVCIGWSAYPVGKKINMKIEDTLISEKVVYYKNDVQMFYGIFNPLGNSNSYYQWKRCSGRKCHVLRKGYISVCPAPAVEHIINQSFDKQLDFSTSRLNIYDESIDAEKILYFLEQSHDVCKYCTSARTFIWERQSKPKLEDWYGKVGGNE; the protein is encoded by the coding sequence ATGAGTGTATTAAAAAGAATTGGAATACCAATAGTTGAACATTGTAACTTGAAATGTAAAGGTTGTTTACATTTTTGTAATTCAAATCAAGAAGAATTCTATTATGATTGTGAAGAGTTTGAACGTGATGTAATGCGGCTTTCTGAGCTTTTTGATAATATCGAAGTATTAATATTATATGGAGGCGAACCTCTTTTACATCCTAAAATAATAAGATTGCTTGAGATTGTGAGAGTGTATCTAAAAAAAACAAAGATAGAAATTCTGACGAATGGATTGCTATTACCAACTTTAGATGAAAATTTTTATCAATCAATTAAAAAATACGATGTTTGTATTGGATGGTCAGCTTATCCAGTAGGAAAAAAAATTAACATGAAAATAGAAGATACGCTAATTTCAGAAAAGGTCGTTTATTATAAAAATGATGTTCAGATGTTTTATGGAATATTTAATCCCTTAGGAAATTCAAATTCATATTATCAATGGAAACGCTGCAGTGGAAGAAAGTGTCATGTTTTAAGAAAAGGTTATATTAGTGTATGTCCTGCACCGGCTGTAGAACATATTATAAACCAGTCATTTGATAAACAATTGGATTTTTCAACCAGTCGATTGAATATATATGACGAAAGTATAGATGCTGAAAAAATACTTTATTTTCTAGAACAATCACATGATGTGTGCAAGTATTGTACAAGTGCAAGAACATTTATATGGGAGAGACAAAGCAAACCTAAATTGGAAGACTGGTATGGAAAAGTAGGAGGTAATGAATGA